The following are from one region of the Geoalkalibacter subterraneus genome:
- a CDS encoding deoxyguanosinetriphosphate triphosphohydrolase, whose amino-acid sequence MERPDLAPYATRGSDSRGRRHSETFKDGRPPFERDRDRIIHCAAFRRLEYKTQVFVNHEGDYYRTRLTHSLEVAQISRGIARQLHLNEDLVEALALAHDLGHTPFGHAGEEILNRKMESAGGFEHNRQSLRIVELLEERYPGFSGLNLSWETREGIIKHSNRKDFSAQGVEDEYAPRERPTLEAQIIDPADEIAYNNHDIDDGLKSGYIQLSDLSRVDLWRETWEIVAGKFPRIDQERHIYQTISHLIGTLIQDLVEYTLAKLSELKINSAADVRCQPENIVSFSPEIAKKNLELKRFLYKYLYRHHKVERMRVKVERILTFLFDIYAENNNLLPLEQQRKFENYGTQRVICDYIAGMTDRYAFDEYRRLMEPYEPV is encoded by the coding sequence ATGGAACGCCCCGATCTGGCCCCTTATGCGACACGCGGCAGCGACAGCCGCGGGAGACGTCACTCCGAGACGTTCAAGGATGGACGCCCTCCCTTTGAACGTGATCGCGACCGCATCATCCATTGTGCCGCTTTTCGGCGGCTGGAGTACAAAACCCAGGTATTCGTCAACCATGAGGGCGATTATTATCGCACTCGTTTGACTCACTCGCTGGAAGTTGCGCAGATCAGCCGCGGCATTGCCCGGCAGCTTCACCTCAATGAAGACCTGGTGGAAGCCCTGGCGTTGGCGCATGATCTTGGTCACACACCCTTCGGGCACGCGGGGGAAGAGATTCTGAACCGCAAGATGGAGAGTGCCGGTGGTTTTGAGCACAACCGACAATCACTGCGCATAGTCGAGCTTCTTGAAGAACGCTATCCTGGTTTCAGCGGCCTGAACCTGAGTTGGGAAACACGCGAAGGGATCATCAAGCATTCAAACCGAAAGGATTTTTCGGCGCAGGGTGTCGAGGACGAGTACGCTCCCCGGGAAAGGCCGACTCTTGAGGCTCAAATCATCGATCCGGCTGATGAAATTGCCTACAACAATCATGATATTGACGATGGCCTCAAGTCCGGATATATCCAGTTGTCCGATCTCTCCCGGGTTGATCTCTGGCGGGAAACCTGGGAGATTGTCGCCGGCAAGTTCCCTCGTATCGATCAGGAGCGACACATCTATCAGACCATCAGCCATCTGATCGGAACACTGATTCAGGATCTGGTGGAATATACCCTCGCAAAACTTTCCGAACTGAAAATTAACTCGGCGGCAGATGTGCGCTGCCAACCCGAAAATATCGTCTCTTTCAGCCCGGAGATCGCAAAAAAGAACCTCGAACTCAAGCGCTTTTTATATAAATATCTTTATCGTCACCACAAGGTCGAGCGCATGCGGGTCAAGGTTGAACGTATTTTGACCTTCCTCTTTGATATCTATGCTGAAAACAACAACCTGCTGCCGTTGGAGCAGCAGCGAAAATTTGAAAATTACGGCACACAACGTGTCATCTGCGATTATATCGCCGGAATGACTGATCGCTACGCTTTTGATGAATACCGTCGTCTCATGGAGCCCTATGAGCCTGTATGA
- the glnA gene encoding type I glutamate--ammonia ligase, whose protein sequence is MTPQEVVEFAKENNCGMVDYKFLDFVGIWQHFTTPVSEFDEEVFEEGLGFDGSSIRGWQPIHNSDMLLMPDPTTAKIDPFPEVPTLSLICNIIDPFTREGYSRDPRFIAQKAEAYLKSTGIGDTAFFGPEPEFFIFDDVRYANTSNESFYAVDSVEGIWNTGREEFPNLGYKPRHKEGYFPCAPTDSMIDLRNEMVQVLQSVGIRIEASHHEVATAGQAEIDMRFDSLLRMGDTLQWFKYIIKNVALRNGKTVTFMPKPIYNDNGSGMHCHQSIWKDGKNLFCGDGYGGLSKEALWYIGGIMKHAKALCAFTNPTTISYKRLVPGFEAPVNLAYSNRNRSASLRIPSTSNPKSKRVEYRTPDPSCNGYLAFSALLMAGLDGIENKIDPGDPLDKDIYGLSPEELKDIPNVAGTLQEALDSLRDDHEFLLKGDVFTEDVIDMWINYKTEAEVNPVRMRPTPMEFALYYDC, encoded by the coding sequence ATGACCCCACAAGAAGTAGTCGAATTTGCAAAAGAGAATAATTGCGGAATGGTTGATTATAAATTCCTCGATTTCGTAGGGATCTGGCAGCATTTTACCACTCCCGTCAGCGAATTCGATGAAGAGGTTTTCGAGGAAGGCCTGGGGTTTGACGGCTCTTCAATTCGGGGCTGGCAGCCGATTCACAACAGCGATATGCTGCTGATGCCTGATCCGACCACTGCGAAAATCGATCCTTTTCCCGAAGTGCCGACTTTGAGCCTTATCTGCAACATCATTGATCCTTTTACCCGTGAAGGTTACAGCCGCGACCCGCGTTTTATTGCGCAGAAAGCCGAAGCCTATCTTAAATCCACCGGCATCGGAGATACCGCTTTCTTTGGCCCTGAACCTGAATTTTTCATATTTGACGATGTCCGCTATGCAAACACCTCCAACGAATCGTTTTACGCTGTCGATTCGGTTGAAGGCATCTGGAACACCGGGCGGGAAGAATTTCCCAACCTTGGATACAAGCCGCGCCATAAAGAAGGCTACTTCCCCTGCGCCCCGACCGACTCCATGATCGACCTGCGCAACGAAATGGTCCAGGTTCTGCAGAGCGTCGGCATTCGTATAGAGGCGTCTCATCACGAGGTTGCGACTGCCGGCCAGGCCGAAATCGACATGCGCTTTGATTCTCTTCTGCGTATGGGCGACACCCTTCAGTGGTTTAAGTACATTATCAAGAATGTTGCCTTGAGAAACGGGAAAACCGTGACTTTTATGCCGAAACCCATTTACAACGATAACGGCTCCGGCATGCATTGTCACCAATCGATCTGGAAAGACGGCAAGAATCTTTTCTGTGGAGACGGCTATGGCGGATTGTCCAAAGAAGCCCTTTGGTACATCGGCGGGATCATGAAGCACGCCAAAGCACTTTGCGCCTTTACCAATCCGACCACCATCAGCTACAAGCGCCTGGTGCCTGGCTTTGAAGCTCCGGTCAACCTTGCGTATTCCAATCGCAACCGCTCGGCTTCACTGCGCATCCCCTCCACCAGCAACCCGAAATCGAAGCGGGTGGAATATCGCACTCCCGATCCGTCGTGCAACGGCTACCTTGCCTTCTCTGCACTGCTCATGGCAGGGCTTGACGGCATCGAAAATAAAATCGATCCGGGCGATCCCCTTGACAAGGACATCTACGGTCTTTCTCCTGAAGAACTCAAGGATATTCCCAACGTTGCCGGAACCCTGCAGGAAGCCCTTGATTCCCTGCGGGATGATCACGAATTCCTGCTCAAGGGAGACGTCTTTACTGAAGACGTGATCGATATGTGGATCAACTACAAGACCGAAGCGGAGGTCAACCCGGTGCGTATGCGCCCGACCCCGATGGAGTTCGCGCTTTACTATGACTGCTGA
- a CDS encoding YhbY family RNA-binding protein, which yields MTDNVLGNPAEGVLGSLKFKFSPRRNLKVAEIKLTGKQARYLRSLGHHLEAVIMVGKDGVTDNLVESTDESLVAHELVKIKLQRGCPRGESSRTRLRKL from the coding sequence ATGACAGATAATGTGCTTGGCAATCCCGCAGAAGGCGTGTTAGGTTCCCTGAAATTTAAATTTTCACCAAGGAGAAATCTGAAAGTGGCTGAGATAAAACTGACGGGCAAGCAGGCGCGCTATTTGAGATCGCTGGGTCATCATCTTGAAGCTGTGATCATGGTCGGGAAAGACGGGGTTACCGACAACCTGGTGGAATCAACCGATGAATCACTCGTGGCCCACGAACTGGTCAAAATCAAGTTGCAAAGAGGATGCCCCAGAGGGGAAAGCTCACGGACTCGGCTGCGAAAGCTCTGA
- a CDS encoding P-II family nitrogen regulator gives MRKVEAIIKPFKLDEVKEALNEIGIQGLTVSEVKGFGRQKGHTELYRGAEYVVDFIPKIKMEIIVRDDLVSKVVESIAEAARTGRIGDGKIFVTPVDEVVRIRTGESGDDAL, from the coding sequence ATGCGAAAAGTCGAAGCGATTATCAAGCCCTTCAAACTCGATGAAGTCAAGGAAGCCCTCAATGAGATCGGCATACAGGGTCTTACTGTGAGCGAGGTCAAGGGCTTCGGTCGCCAGAAAGGGCACACGGAACTTTACCGGGGCGCCGAGTATGTGGTCGACTTCATCCCAAAAATCAAGATGGAGATCATTGTGCGCGACGACCTGGTTTCGAAAGTGGTTGAATCCATTGCAGAGGCTGCCCGCACAGGTCGCATCGGTGATGGTAAAATCTTTGTAACGCCGGTTGATGAAGTTGTGCGTATTCGTACGGGAGAGTCCGGCGACGACGCGCTTTAA
- a CDS encoding hybrid sensor histidine kinase/response regulator encodes MDQAFTILVVDDSPTQIALLQDALEQKGFTVEKAGNGMEAIARVYQIEPDLVLSDIIMPELNGYHLCRVLKNDPATAQIPVVLLTNLTEQHDRFWGKNAGADLYLEKSSDTQLIADTVENVLAGRTPTPRKPVQAADTLNKDDIQARITDILDRLLYESTISNEILKFTSLTHDTELLSENLLRFLGDICRHDASALLLRQGHDKLTLAFSINQPMPTGFIAAAREIMIKQIPTVNTHYESSGGLFIFPESPPLNDDLPEEFHIFHTLPIRRGAETFGLICLFNRKERALTEGIAHALDLVADRFEIVARYLNKLNEIEEIKADFISMLVHDLRSPLTSIRGFSEVLTQEMLGPINDDQKSALCNIQSGSNRLLSLIEDILHLSKLEAGKMTLTLLPVSVEEIARETSQELAALFMEKNLSIGLQIENDLPIINADGQQLGRVLANLLTNAAKFSPQDGCIRLRAYLHKTTVRIDVEDQGPGIPPQQQKGLFARYQQIDSGEPKGRKGTGLGLAICKEIVRLHQGSIWVESPIDDNIGSRFSFTLPLPDETSPS; translated from the coding sequence ATGGATCAGGCTTTCACCATCCTCGTCGTTGACGACAGCCCTACTCAAATCGCACTGTTGCAGGATGCCCTCGAACAAAAAGGTTTTACCGTCGAGAAGGCGGGAAACGGCATGGAGGCTATTGCAAGAGTCTACCAGATCGAACCTGATCTGGTACTCTCCGACATCATTATGCCGGAACTCAACGGCTACCACCTGTGCCGTGTTCTTAAAAACGACCCGGCAACCGCCCAGATTCCCGTGGTCCTGCTGACCAACCTCACCGAGCAACATGATCGTTTCTGGGGGAAAAATGCCGGGGCGGACCTCTACCTGGAAAAATCCTCAGACACGCAGTTGATCGCCGACACGGTCGAAAATGTGCTTGCCGGTCGCACCCCCACACCTCGGAAACCTGTGCAAGCCGCAGACACCCTGAACAAGGATGATATCCAGGCGCGCATTACGGACATCCTTGACCGACTCCTGTACGAGTCCACGATTTCCAACGAAATTCTTAAATTCACCAGTTTGACTCATGACACGGAACTTCTCAGCGAAAATCTCCTCAGGTTCCTGGGAGATATCTGCCGTCATGACGCAAGTGCCCTCCTGCTTCGCCAGGGACACGACAAACTGACCCTGGCATTTTCTATCAATCAACCCATGCCAACCGGTTTTATCGCAGCGGCCCGGGAAATCATGATTAAGCAGATCCCCACGGTGAACACTCATTATGAGAGTTCCGGAGGGCTTTTCATTTTTCCTGAATCCCCCCCATTAAACGATGACCTTCCCGAGGAATTTCACATATTCCACACTCTGCCCATCCGTCGGGGTGCTGAAACATTCGGCCTGATATGCCTGTTCAACAGAAAAGAGCGAGCATTGACCGAAGGCATTGCCCATGCCCTCGACCTGGTCGCTGACCGTTTCGAGATTGTGGCCCGCTATCTCAACAAGCTCAACGAGATCGAAGAGATCAAAGCCGATTTTATCTCCATGCTGGTACATGACCTGCGCTCGCCCCTGACCAGCATCCGTGGTTTTTCCGAGGTTCTGACCCAGGAGATGCTCGGCCCAATCAACGATGATCAGAAAAGCGCACTGTGCAATATCCAAAGTGGATCAAATCGCCTTCTTTCCCTCATCGAAGACATTCTGCACCTTTCAAAGCTCGAGGCCGGCAAAATGACCCTGACTCTCCTGCCGGTCTCCGTCGAGGAGATCGCCCGAGAGACGTCCCAGGAACTCGCCGCCCTGTTTATGGAGAAAAACCTCTCGATCGGTTTGCAGATAGAGAACGATCTTCCCATCATCAATGCAGACGGGCAGCAACTGGGCCGCGTTCTGGCCAACCTGCTCACAAATGCAGCCAAGTTCAGTCCTCAGGACGGATGCATACGTTTGCGGGCATATCTGCACAAAACGACCGTTCGGATCGATGTCGAAGACCAGGGGCCGGGCATCCCGCCACAACAGCAGAAAGGTTTGTTCGCACGATATCAGCAGATTGATTCCGGAGAACCGAAAGGGCGCAAGGGCACCGGTCTAGGCCTGGCGATCTGCAAGGAAATAGTGCGGCTGCACCAGGGAAGCATCTGGGTCGAAAGTCCAATTGATGATAATATCGGCAGCCGTTTTTCTTTCACCTTGCCCCTGCCTGATGAAACATCCCCTTCCTGA
- a CDS encoding AEC family transporter, with product MLFVQVVLPVFLIVCTGIMLEKTARLDFRTLTISSLYVFCPALVFSALMKREFELTLAGDLFLFMVLYTAALYGFSWLIARAAGFDRESRSALLLTTVMMNVGNFGLPLTFFAFGEAALEVSVLTFVLFNIPLGTLAIVIAQGSRGSLSTALLNMAKIPIFHGVALAFLFKMLDWVPPTFLLRPIDLVGQAAIPVMLLMLGMQLARTKWQKRVGFLSLATLTRLAVSPLLAWGLTVLLDIKGLPRSVVILQTSTPSAVLPLLYALRFGVRPDLVAGTILTTTLVSAGTLTLLLYLLTPQ from the coding sequence ATGCTCTTTGTTCAGGTGGTCCTCCCGGTATTTCTGATCGTATGTACCGGCATCATGCTGGAAAAAACTGCGCGTCTGGATTTTCGCACTCTGACCATCAGTTCGCTTTATGTGTTCTGCCCGGCTCTCGTTTTCTCCGCCCTGATGAAACGGGAATTCGAGCTGACCCTGGCGGGCGACCTGTTTCTGTTCATGGTGCTCTACACAGCTGCCCTCTACGGTTTCTCCTGGTTGATCGCCCGAGCGGCAGGCTTCGACCGCGAAAGTCGCAGCGCGCTGCTGCTGACAACGGTGATGATGAATGTCGGTAACTTCGGCCTGCCTCTGACTTTTTTTGCTTTCGGCGAGGCCGCCCTGGAAGTCAGCGTACTGACGTTTGTTCTTTTCAATATTCCACTGGGGACACTGGCCATCGTCATCGCCCAGGGGTCCAGAGGCTCGCTCTCCACCGCCTTGCTCAACATGGCAAAAATCCCCATCTTCCACGGCGTGGCTCTGGCGTTTTTATTCAAAATGCTTGACTGGGTTCCGCCGACCTTTCTGCTGCGCCCCATCGATCTGGTTGGACAGGCCGCAATCCCCGTTATGCTGCTGATGCTCGGGATGCAACTGGCGCGAACCAAATGGCAGAAGCGAGTCGGATTTCTGTCGCTGGCCACCCTCACCCGCCTGGCCGTCAGCCCGTTGCTGGCCTGGGGGTTGACCGTACTTCTTGACATCAAGGGGTTGCCCCGATCCGTCGTCATATTGCAGACGAGCACCCCATCGGCAGTCCTGCCCCTGCTTTACGCATTGCGCTTCGGCGTACGGCCGGACCTGGTAGCAGGCACCATCCTGACCACAACACTGGTGAGTGCAGGAACATTGACCCTTCTGCTTTACCTGCTTACCCCGCAATGA